From one Streptomyces sp. SCSIO 30461 genomic stretch:
- a CDS encoding DUF6458 family protein: MGLGGCILLIGAGAILTFATDWQTDSVNLDLVGLIMMAVGLIGVAVFTSIARRRRAIVPPVTPTYVDGDRR, from the coding sequence ATGGGCCTGGGAGGCTGCATCCTGCTCATCGGAGCGGGCGCGATTCTCACCTTCGCGACCGACTGGCAGACGGATAGCGTCAACCTCGACCTGGTCGGTCTGATCATGATGGCGGTCGGCCTCATCGGAGTCGCCGTCTTCACCAGCATCGCCCGGCGGCGCCGCGCGATCGTGCCACCCGTGACACCGACCTACGTGGACGGAGACCGGCGCTGA